One Carassius auratus strain Wakin chromosome 44, ASM336829v1, whole genome shotgun sequence genomic window carries:
- the hax1 gene encoding HCLS1-associated protein X-1, whose protein sequence is MSVFDLFRGFFGVPGGHYRDDGRRDPLFDGMIHEDDEDEDDDDSGFHHGEFNRPRRDPFDDAFRFGFSFGPGGMRFEEPELFGQIFRDMEEIFAGLGRFDERHGFGHSGAPSVEAPPPQEGAEKGRGRPGSSNPIRDFMLKSPDSSPLPPPSGAPDDRGSSSPQDPSSHFPQWKPFSKFHDLWKDGVLRPKEGERKEDGDLDSQVSSGGLDQILTPAPSQPKIRSTFKSVSVTKVVRPDGTVEERRTVRDGEGNEETSVTISGPSVQDGPQNQSGPLMPGGLNPSADMQDDFSVFSKFFRG, encoded by the exons ATGAGTGTTTTTGATCTGTTTCGGGGGTTTTTCGGGGTTCCCGGTGGTCATTATCGTGATGATGGCCGCAG GGACCCCCTCTTTGATGGTATGAttcatgaagatgatgaagacgaGGATGACGATGACAGTGGATTTCACCACGGTGAATTTAACAGGCCCCGTAGGGACCCGTTTGATGATGCCTTTAGATTTGGTTTCAGTTTTGGGCCTGGTGGGATGCGCTTCGAGGAACCAGAGCTGTTCGGCCAGATCTTCAGGGACATGGAGGAGATCTTCGCCGGTCTTGGACGCTTCGATGAGCGTCATGGCTTTGGACATAGCG GTGCTCCATCAGTAGAAGCTCCGCCTCCTCAGGAGGGTGCAGAGAAAGGCAGGGGTCGGCCAGGAAGCAGTAACCCGATTAGAGATTTCATGTTGAAGTCTCCTGACAGTTCACCCCTCCCTCCCCCCTCTGGGGCACCAGACGACAGGGGCTCCTCTTCTCCACAGGATCCCAGCAGCCACTTTCCTCAGTGGAAACCCTTCTCAAAG tttcatgATTTATGGAAAGATGGGGTATTAAGAccgaaagagggagagagaaaagaggatggAG ATCTGGACTCGCAGGTGTCTTCAGGTGGTCTGGATCAGATCTTGACTCCAGCGCCTTCACAGCCTAAGATAAGGTCAACTTTTAAGTCTGTCAGCGTTACCAAGGTGGTCAGACCAGATGGA actgTAGAAGAAAGGCGAACAGTCAGAGATGGTGAAGGTAATGAAGAGACTTCAGTGACCATCTCTGGTCCAAGTGTCCAAGACGGGCCGCAAAATCAGTCTGGTCCTCTCATGCCAG GTGGGTTGAACCCCTCTGCTGACATGCAGGATGATTTCTCAGTGTTTTCGAAGTTCTTCAGAGGCTGA